In the Spirochaetota bacterium genome, TTTTTGCCCTTATCGATCTGGGTCTTGATATTATCCTTGATGTCAGGGGCATTGTAGAGGTCTATCTCCCCCTTTATATCAAGAATAATGACCCCCGTCCCGGCGATCTCTCTTACGTTGATTTCCATGGCTTAAGCCTCCTGCGTTCCTCGAAAGTATATCATATCCCGTGATTTTCTACAATATCTTCATGATCATTAATGTCTGGTCGTCGTGCTGCGGCGCCCCTGCGACGAAATCGGTGACATCCTTGTATATCTTCTCCGACATCTCCTTGGCCGGAAGGTCCGCATACTGGACAATGCGGTCTTTCAGCCTGTCAAGCGTATACATGTCGCGTTCGTTGTTCATCGCCTCGGTAATGCCGTCCGTATAGAGCGCCGCAATGTCGCCGGATTCAACCGAAGTGGATTTGTCCTCATATTCGGTCTGCGCCGATATGCCCACCGGAATGCCGGCGGAATCGAGCTCGTCGAATTCCTTCTTCGCCTTCCGGAAGAGAAGGAGCGGCCCATGCGCCGCATTGGAGTAGAATATCTTATGCTCGTTCTTATCATAGATGAAATTGTACATGGTGGCATATTTCTCTTCGGTCAGATCTCCCGCGATACCGGCATTGAGCCGCGCCACGGTCTGCCCCGGCATGGGTATCGTCGGCGCAATGGTCCGCCAGATGGAGCGTATCATGACCATGACGAGCGCCGCGGGAACACCCTTCCCCGCTACGTCCACCATGATGGCGCCAACCCGGCCATTGCCGAGATCGAGATAATCGTAATAGTCGCCGCCGACGCCTTTCGCAGCGTAGGAGAACGAGGCTATCTCGAAACCGCCGAAATCCGGTGCGTCCTCGGGAAGCATCTTGCTCTGAATTTCGCCTGCGATCGATATATCGCGCTCGCTCTTTTCCTTCTCGATTATCGTTTCGTACAGCTTGATGTTATTGATGGCCACGGCTGCCTGGTCGGAGAACGTCTTCATGAGCGAGAAGTCGTTGTTATTGAACGGCTTCTTGTTCTCGCGGTTCAAGATCGCGAGCACCCCGATAAGATCGCTCTTTATCATGAGCGGGACAGCGATGACAGTATGGATGTCCATGACGCCGGGCACCGTCTGCGGCACACGTTCGTCGGTCACCGCGTCGGTAAGGAACAACGGCTCCTTGGTATCGGCGACGATGCCGAGATAACTTACCCCGACCTTGATGCGGTCGCTTAACACCTTGTTCTTGATGCGGTCTTCGCGCGAACGGATGTAATCGTTCGTCGGGTACACCGGCGGGAAAAGGCCGTGCACCGCAAGGGCCTCAAGCTCACGCTCCTTGTCGTTCAGAAGGAAGAGCGCGGCACTTCGTGCGCTCGTCGCGCGCGCGGCCGATTCGGTAATAAGATTGAATATCGTCTCTTTTTCCTGATTGCTCGCGACCGCATTGCCGATCTGATAGAGCAGTTCGA is a window encoding:
- a CDS encoding GAF domain-containing SpoIIE family protein phosphatase, whose translation is MMYLAILSLVKVVLLVVGVTLIFDYLRFRDEQLLYTAWIAFALILNELSWLLYIPTFFASVNHYLVIGLVGIVISGAIAKWRFTKAQSRLYLTINGIVFAGLVVAGIVIQFMYPNVAGTKVNIPQFVVRLAISLHYIVMLFLAMRALRINEEDITERDVFLAREESHIMIGLVFLLFMVVPEKNTYHLTSLIMASLMVPFSIKLRNFMYSKLETSIYLREKERDVTLELLYQIGNAVASNQEKETIFNLITESAARATSARSAALFLLNDKERELEALAVHGLFPPVYPTNDYIRSREDRIKNKVLSDRIKVGVSYLGIVADTKEPLFLTDAVTDERVPQTVPGVMDIHTVIAVPLMIKSDLIGVLAILNRENKKPFNNNDFSLMKTFSDQAAVAINNIKLYETIIEKEKSERDISIAGEIQSKMLPEDAPDFGGFEIASFSYAAKGVGGDYYDYLDLGNGRVGAIMVDVAGKGVPAALVMVMIRSIWRTIAPTIPMPGQTVARLNAGIAGDLTEEKYATMYNFIYDKNEHKIFYSNAAHGPLLLFRKAKKEFDELDSAGIPVGISAQTEYEDKSTSVESGDIAALYTDGITEAMNNERDMYTLDRLKDRIVQYADLPAKEMSEKIYKDVTDFVAGAPQHDDQTLMIMKIL